In a single window of the Centropristis striata isolate RG_2023a ecotype Rhode Island chromosome 18, C.striata_1.0, whole genome shotgun sequence genome:
- the LOC131991386 gene encoding jun dimerization protein 2-like: MMPGQIPDPSLAAGSLPCLGPLAGISATTLTDQLKLADFRQLGTMLSPLHFLGRLGKRTLAIKTEMDEDEERRKRRREKNKVAAARCRNKKKERTDFLQRESERLEMVNSDLKAQIEELRMERQQLMVMLNLHRPTCIVRTDSVKTPESEANPLLEQLSTDAK; the protein is encoded by the exons ATGATGCCGGGACAGATACCTGACCCTTCGCTGGCGGCGGGCTCCCTGCCCTGCCTGGGCCCGCTGGCGGGCATCTCGGCCACCACGCTCACAGATCAGCTCAAACTGGCCGATTTCCGCCAGCTGGGCACCATGCTGTCCCCGCTGCATTTCCTGGGGAGGCTTGGGAAGAGAACGCTGGCCATCAAGACAGAg ATGGACGAAGATGAGGAAAGGAGGAAACGCAGACGAGAGAAAAACAAGGTAGCAGCAGCACGATGCCGAAACAAAAAGAAGGAACGCACCGACTTCCTTCAAAGG GAATCGGAGCGTCTCGAGATGGTGAACTCCGACCTGAAGGCCCAGATCGAGGAGCTCCGCATGGAGAGGCAGCAGCTGATGGTGATGCTCAACCTCCACAGGCCAACCTGCATCGTGAGGACCGACAGCGTGAAAACACCGGAGAGTGAGGCCAACCCCCTGCTGGAGCAGCTGTCTACCGACGCCAAGTGA
- the fosab gene encoding v-fos FBJ murine osteosarcoma viral oncogene homolog Ab produces MMFTGFNTECDTSSRCSTASPSGDNLYYPSPAGSYSSMGSPQSQDFTDLTASSASFIPTVTAISTSPDLQWMVQPLISSVAPSHRAHPYSSSPSPAYSRPGMRSASRVHSSTKRGKVEQVTPEEEEKRRIRRERNKQAAAKCRNRRRELTDTLQAETDELEDEKSSLQNDIANLLKEKERLEFILAAHQPICKIPSELDSDFAMASISPVHACLSTQPQTTIPSATTITSSQPTFTSTSNSIFSSSTPVLSTATVSSSAVKMTDLESSVLEESLDLLAKTEMETARSVPEVDLSNSIYTTQDWEPLHASANNTDFEPLCTPVVTCTPAGTTYTSSFVFTFPEAETFPTCGIAHRRGSSSNDQSSDSLSSPTLLAL; encoded by the exons ATGATGTTCACCGGTTTCAACACGGAGTGCGATACCTCCTCCCGCTGCAGCACTGCTTCCCCGTCCGGAGACAATCTATACTACCCCTCTCCAGCGGGATCTTATTCCAGCATGGGCTCTCCCCAGTCTCAG GATTTCACTGACCTGACAGCATCAAGTGCCTCCTTCATCCCCACTGTCACAGCTATTTCGACAAGCCCGGATCTGCAGTGGATGGTCCAGCCTTTGATCTCCTCGGTGGCCCCTTCACACAGAGCTCACCCTTACAGCTCCAGCCCCAGCCCTGCTTACTCCAGACCAGGCATGAGGTCTGCCTCCAGGGTTCACAGCTCCACCAAGAGAGGCAAAGTGGAACAG GTGacacctgaggaggaggagaagagaagaattcgcagagagagaaacaaacaggCAGCAGCAAAGTGCCGTAACAGAAGAAGAGAACTCACTGACACTCTGCAAGCT gaAACTGACGAGCTAGAGGATGAGAAATCCAGCCTGCAGAACGATATTGCTAATCTTCTGAAGGAGAAGGAAAGGCTTGAGTTCATTCTGGCTGCTCATCAACCCATCTGCAAAATCCCCTCAGAGCTGGACAGTGACTTTGCCATGGCTTCCATTTCTCCCGTCCATGCCTGCCTGTCCACCCAGCCACAAACAACCATCCCCAGTGCAACCACTATCACTTCCAGCCAGCCAACCTTCACTTCAACCTCCAACTCTATCTTCTCCAGCAGCACCCCCGTCCTCTCCACCGCCACTGTCTCCAGCAGTGCGGTCAAGATGACAGACCTGGAATCCTCAGTCCTGGAGGAGTCTTTGGACCTGCTGGCAAAGACGGAGATGGAGACGGCGCGGTCGGTGCCAGAGGTGGATCTGTCTAACTCCATCTACACAACTCAGGACTGGGAGCCCCTTCACGCCTCAGCCAATAACACTGACTTTGAGCCCCTGTGCACACCCGTGGTGACCTGCACACCAGCCGGCACCACCTACACATCTTCTTTTGTGTTTACCTTCCCAGAGGCAGAGACCTTCCCCACTTGTGGCATTGCCCacaggaggggaagcagcagcaACGACCAGTCCTCTGATTCTCTCAGCTCCCCAACCCTGCTAGCCCTTTAA
- the LOC131991577 gene encoding protein c-Fos-like — protein MHSDSSTEFDSSSSCSTASPGGDTPGCSQHPPDSLSSSVDSAKETSAAAADSFVPTVTAISTSPDLRWMVQPTVITSVSPASGRAKTKTRGGSTQSSSPPGANKAKPSNRKGLKDKPSKEEEERRRIRRERNKIAAAKCRNRRRELIDTLQAETDTLEDEKSALQTEIADLLKEKERLEQVLATHKPSCKFPANDADDNDADEEEDDNEDDVDTMLQDPPASPQLLSILENVKTPESNTNIGEASIGQDMDDDSCIPAAAILGNSNILLCSSAEEEALEDLKGDDLDDLVPSLEMAVTPEMAASVPDIDLSGPFCLSDWETLYKSVANDLESLSTPVMSSSPTCSNYRTVFSFNYSEIDSLAEGFESLKGSLGASELMKDSLNSPTLLAL, from the exons ATGCATTCAGACTCCAGCACTGAGTTCGACTCATCGTCCAGCTGTAGCACAGCATCGCCTGGCGGGGACACCCCTGGGTGCAGCCAGCATCCTCCTGACTCGCTTTCATCATCAGTGGACAGCGCCAAG GAGaccagtgcagcagcagcagactccTTTGTTCCGACTGTGACTGCAATCTCAACCTCGCCGGATCTAAGGTGGATGGTGCAGCCGACAGTCATCACATCTGTCTCCCCGGCGTCCGGCCGCGCTAAGACCAAAACTCGCGGCGGCTCGACCCAGTCGTCTTCCCCGCCAGGTGCAAACAAGGCAAAGCCCTCCAACAGGAAAGGGCTAAAAGACAAG ccttccaaagaggaggaggagaggaggaggatcaggAGGGAGAGGAACAAAATTGCTGCAGCAAAGTGTCGTAACAGACGAAGGGAGCTGATAGACACTCTGCAAGCT GAGACGGACACGCTTGAAGATGAGAAGTCTGCCCTCCAGACGGAGATAGCCGACTTGttgaaggagaaggagaggctGGAGCAGGTTTTAGCGACCCACAAGCCATCCTGCAAGTTCCCCGCGAATGATGCTGATGATAATGAtgctgatgaggaggaggatgataaTGAAGATGACGTTGACACAATGCTGCAGGATCCTCCGGCCTCCCCACAGCTGCTGTCCATCTTAGAGAATGTAAAAACCCCAGAGAGCAACACAAACATCGGAGAAGCCTCCATTGGTCAAGACATGGACGATGACTCTTGCATCCCTGCTGCAGCCATTTTGGGGAACTCCAACATCCTCCTGTGTTCAAGTGCAGAGGAGGAGGCTCTGGAGGACTTGAAAGGAGATGACCTGGATGACTTGGTGCCCAGCTTAGAGATGGCAGTGACTCCAGAGATGGCTGCATCCGTCCCCGACATCGATCTGAGCGGCCCCTTCTGCCTCTCAGACTGGGAAACCCTGTACAAGTCGGTGGCAAACGACCTTGAATCTTTGAGCACGCCAGTCATGTCTTCCAGTCCCACTTGTAGCAATTACCGCACAGTGTTTTCCTTTAATTACTCTGAGATTGATTCCTTGGCTGAGGGCTTCGAGAGCCTCAAAGGCAGCCTTGGTGCGTCTGAGTTAATGAAAGATAGTCTTAACTCTCCAACACTTCTGGCCTTGTGA